One stretch of Dehalococcoidia bacterium DNA includes these proteins:
- a CDS encoding transcriptional repressor, with protein sequence MTTSTTERPIVRPDLLAVLEDGGYRITEPRRHVIAALDMKDEGFTAEELCNELTSVGRATVYRTIKLLQKSGVICKLAMPDGAPRYSLARVDHHHHTVCVRCGTIGEFKHATIERLLRAVSQEVSGEIVGHRLEVFISCTDCKDPVRWPVDAEFGHRH encoded by the coding sequence ATGACAACCTCAACTACCGAGCGTCCAATTGTACGACCAGACCTGCTTGCCGTTCTCGAGGATGGCGGCTACAGGATCACGGAGCCGAGACGCCACGTGATCGCCGCGCTAGACATGAAGGACGAGGGCTTCACCGCTGAGGAGCTCTGCAATGAGCTAACCTCCGTCGGCAGAGCTACCGTCTATCGCACCATCAAGCTGCTCCAGAAATCAGGAGTGATCTGCAAGCTGGCGATGCCGGACGGCGCGCCACGGTACAGTCTCGCTCGCGTCGACCACCATCATCACACAGTGTGCGTGAGGTGCGGCACGATCGGGGAGTTCAAGCACGCGACCATCGAGCGTCTGCTCCGCGCCGTCAGCCAGGAGGTGTCCGGGGAGATTGTCGGGCACCGGCTCGAGGTGTTCATCTCGTGCACCGACTGCAAGGATCCCGTCCGCTGGCCGGTGGACGCTGAATTCGGTCACCGACACTAG
- a CDS encoding nucleoside hydrolase — protein sequence MKRVIIDTDPGIDDTAAILFALGSPELQVEALTMVFGNVSVEKCTINALRILEAAGREDIPVYPGSGIPFGMWEPAFAQYIHGSDGLGDSDAPDPTTSAQSQNAVVEIIDRLLASPGEITLIALGRLTNIALAINVEPSIVDAIDEVIVMGGAVTVPGNVTPVATANIWGDPQAANVVYKSGAKIVQVGLDVCRKVEFSPEQLARTWSADTRGTRLLQGAVAFIQQAYNRRGRLNNPEGAQFNDVPAMGYAIAPSLYTMRDGYVRVEYLGEMTKGQTVADFEGQTDNPANAAVAVDVDVPGLTELWVERVSGLGS from the coding sequence ATGAAGAGAGTAATCATTGATACCGACCCTGGGATCGACGACACTGCGGCAATCCTGTTTGCGCTGGGGAGCCCTGAGCTACAGGTCGAGGCGCTGACGATGGTGTTCGGAAACGTGTCGGTCGAGAAGTGCACGATCAACGCGCTGCGGATCCTGGAGGCAGCAGGACGCGAAGACATCCCGGTGTACCCGGGATCCGGCATACCTTTCGGGATGTGGGAACCTGCGTTCGCGCAGTACATTCATGGCAGCGATGGGCTGGGCGACTCGGACGCCCCTGATCCGACGACTTCGGCGCAGAGCCAGAACGCGGTGGTCGAGATCATCGACCGGCTGCTGGCCTCGCCGGGTGAGATCACTCTGATCGCGCTGGGCAGGCTGACGAACATCGCGCTGGCGATCAACGTCGAGCCGTCTATCGTCGACGCTATCGACGAGGTGATCGTGATGGGCGGGGCAGTCACGGTGCCGGGCAACGTGACTCCGGTGGCGACCGCCAACATCTGGGGCGACCCGCAGGCGGCGAACGTGGTGTACAAGTCAGGAGCCAAAATCGTGCAGGTTGGCCTGGACGTGTGTCGCAAGGTCGAGTTCAGCCCTGAGCAACTGGCCCGCACGTGGAGCGCGGATACACGTGGAACACGACTACTGCAGGGCGCGGTCGCTTTCATTCAGCAGGCGTACAACCGGAGAGGCCGGCTGAACAATCCCGAGGGCGCACAGTTCAACGACGTTCCTGCTATGGGCTACGCCATCGCTCCGTCTCTGTACACGATGCGGGATGGGTACGTCAGGGTGGAGTACCTCGGTGAGATGACCAAGGGTCAGACGGTCGCCGACTTCGAGGGCCAGACGGACAACCCGGCGAATGCGGCTGTGGCTGTGGACGTTGACGTGCCGGGCCTCACGGAGCTATGGGTGGAGAGGGTCAGCGGGTTAGGGAGTTAA
- a CDS encoding type II toxin-antitoxin system VapC family toxin → MIVVDASVAVTWVYDDESDARADAALREVIEGGGLVPQHWHLEVRNALLIGERRGRITPDEIRERLSGLDELSLRTDADPDLGEALELARLHNLSFYDAIYLELARRRQAALTTLDGRLSRAALAEGLQTLP, encoded by the coding sequence TTGATCGTCGTAGATGCATCTGTCGCAGTGACATGGGTATACGATGATGAGTCAGACGCGCGGGCGGACGCTGCGTTAAGAGAAGTCATAGAGGGTGGCGGGCTAGTTCCCCAACACTGGCACTTGGAAGTGCGCAATGCACTTCTCATAGGTGAGCGTCGGGGTCGTATCACTCCTGACGAGATACGCGAGCGCCTGTCCGGACTAGATGAACTCTCATTAAGGACCGATGCCGACCCAGACTTAGGAGAGGCACTCGAACTCGCACGATTACACAACCTGTCCTTCTATGACGCTATCTACCTCGAGTTGGCACGTCGACGGCAAGCTGCATTGACAACGCTGGACGGCAGGCTCAGCCGCGCCGCGCTAGCTGAAGGTCTCCAAACATTGCCGTGA
- a CDS encoding type II toxin-antitoxin system prevent-host-death family antitoxin, with translation MREVQATVAKARLAELLRDVERGESITITRNGKKVAALVPIEDDEREQRRKAVERFLEMRRSWRPVHMSTEEILAARHEGHRF, from the coding sequence ATGCGCGAAGTCCAGGCGACAGTGGCAAAGGCTCGGCTTGCTGAGCTGCTTCGAGACGTCGAGCGTGGCGAGTCGATTACGATCACGCGCAACGGCAAGAAGGTCGCAGCACTCGTCCCCATTGAGGACGATGAGAGGGAGCAGCGGAGAAAAGCCGTAGAGAGATTTTTGGAGATGCGACGAAGCTGGAGGCCAGTTCATATGTCCACTGAGGAGATTCTTGCTGCCAGGCACGAAGGGCATCGGTTCTGA
- a CDS encoding Uma2 family endonuclease, producing the protein MTTRHVPKTGRSEPLTRLPDPPKPPDAMQQLPHVSNAYVILNDYFRHRTDVFVGGDGYLCYDASDLRRAPKPDCLVAFEVNVPPVSITEANGYTISEVGKPPDFVLEVASESTGRRDYTVKREMYASYLVREQWRFDHTGGRYHDAPLAGDRLVDGRRYVPISIVSEPGGLLRGTSEVLGLELHWDRGMLRFWDPASEEYLPDLTEAKAQRDAEAAARRSAVAQRDAAEERVRQLESELRRLQPGN; encoded by the coding sequence ATGACTACTCGACACGTACCCAAGACGGGTCGGAGTGAGCCGCTCACACGATTGCCCGACCCTCCCAAGCCGCCGGACGCCATGCAACAACTTCCTCATGTGTCTAACGCCTATGTGATACTTAATGACTACTTTCGTCACCGCACCGACGTCTTTGTCGGCGGTGACGGCTATCTTTGCTACGACGCCAGCGACCTCAGACGTGCGCCCAAGCCGGACTGTTTGGTCGCGTTCGAAGTCAACGTACCTCCGGTATCGATCACAGAGGCCAACGGCTACACAATCAGTGAAGTGGGAAAACCACCTGACTTCGTACTAGAGGTGGCTTCTGAGAGCACAGGTCGCCGAGATTACACGGTTAAGCGAGAAATGTACGCCTCCTACCTGGTACGCGAACAATGGCGGTTCGATCATACTGGTGGACGGTACCACGATGCCCCACTCGCAGGTGACCGCTTGGTGGATGGACGGCGGTATGTCCCAATCTCTATCGTGTCTGAGCCGGGCGGCCTGCTTCGCGGAACCAGTGAAGTTTTGGGCCTCGAACTGCACTGGGACCGTGGCATGCTCAGGTTTTGGGATCCTGCCAGTGAAGAATACCTGCCCGATCTAACCGAAGCCAAAGCCCAACGAGATGCTGAGGCTGCTGCCAGACGAAGCGCAGTTGCCCAGCGTGATGCTGCCGAGGAGCGGGTGAGGCAGTTGGAGTCCGAACTTCGACGGCTTCAGCCAGGCAACTAG
- a CDS encoding SMP-30/gluconolactonase/LRE family protein codes for MAWNFTNVNGPYGGTSEGPAWDGSGLLFTVIPYSYIMRYDPETRTSTIYKEGTNNANGLMLDTNGTLFACEGGGRRVVRYEDDGSATVLADGFEGQKLNIPNDLAIDHQGRVWFTDPFYEGAGGAWSNDRSNKELDHDSVYRLDSQDDGSWSISRVTFDTTRPNGLLFSLAYHTLYVAQSGRLPEEKRELRAYPVNDDGSLGDGEVIHDFGENRGIDGMCLDIEGNIIATAGNRAGGPGPMIYVFSPSGEVLETHPLNVDQPTNCTFGGEDLSTLYVTTGQGHLLRAFTERQGRLHYP; via the coding sequence TTGGCCTGGAATTTCACGAATGTAAATGGACCGTACGGAGGCACTTCAGAAGGACCTGCCTGGGATGGCAGCGGCCTGCTGTTCACCGTGATCCCGTACAGCTACATCATGCGCTACGATCCCGAAACACGCACTTCGACCATCTACAAGGAAGGCACCAACAACGCCAACGGCCTGATGCTCGACACCAACGGCACGCTCTTCGCCTGTGAGGGCGGAGGACGTCGCGTCGTTCGCTACGAGGACGACGGAAGCGCAACTGTGCTCGCAGACGGATTCGAGGGCCAAAAGCTCAATATCCCCAACGATCTCGCGATAGACCATCAGGGCAGGGTGTGGTTCACCGACCCCTTCTACGAAGGCGCCGGGGGAGCATGGTCGAACGACCGCTCCAACAAGGAGCTCGACCACGACTCTGTGTACAGGCTAGATTCCCAGGACGACGGCTCGTGGTCCATCAGCCGCGTGACATTCGACACCACGCGCCCCAACGGCCTGCTGTTCTCGCTGGCCTATCACACGCTGTATGTGGCCCAGAGTGGGCGTCTGCCGGAGGAGAAGCGCGAGCTGCGCGCCTATCCGGTCAACGACGACGGCAGCCTCGGCGACGGCGAGGTCATCCACGACTTCGGTGAAAACAGGGGCATCGACGGAATGTGCCTCGACATCGAGGGCAATATCATTGCCACTGCCGGCAACCGTGCCGGCGGACCGGGCCCGATGATCTACGTCTTTTCGCCGTCAGGCGAAGTGCTCGAGACGCATCCGCTGAACGTCGATCAGCCGACCAACTGCACCTTCGGCGGCGAGGACCTCTCAACTCTGTACGTCACCACTGGTCAGGGACACCTGCTCCGTGCCTTCACTGAGAGGCAGGGCAGGCTTCACTACCCGTAA
- a CDS encoding FAD-binding oxidoreductase — protein MRTAAYALAKIIHQDTPNMPDVETLIIGGGIAGASTALYLARLGGAVALLERGEIASEASGANAGQIGATGWGDVPDLGAYLTMGSLQLFKELQLDLGYDIEFRQSGSLTAIHTPEQYDYMRGRVDAQRSHGHQVELITPREARSLDPEINPEMLGYMHTPLRAQADPVKATRAFARAASSAGARILTNHAVTGIEPTSDGGYEVATSNGRGRFETGPYRCQSLVIAAGAWCGPLGEMLGLRIPIVPVRGQMWATESLPPSVFQTMSSAESAYAYSMDDRSDANTPPELTHRGNTRVTRHLYGRQRRNGEIIFGGDRQLVGYDKTVEPTGIEVNKGHASEVIPMLSSLPISRTWAGLMPFSLDGEPLIGSIPRRDNLYIASGLASSGFGRGPMTGKLLAEFIHTGHRHPVLAESDPARCVTEIDTI, from the coding sequence GTGCGGACGGCGGCATACGCGCTCGCAAAGATCATTCACCAGGACACGCCAAATATGCCGGACGTGGAAACGCTCATAATCGGCGGTGGAATCGCGGGAGCTTCCACCGCCCTCTATCTCGCAAGACTGGGGGGTGCCGTCGCGCTCCTCGAACGCGGTGAGATAGCCTCCGAGGCGTCCGGCGCCAATGCCGGCCAGATCGGGGCAACCGGCTGGGGCGACGTCCCCGACCTCGGCGCCTATCTTACGATGGGCAGCCTGCAGCTTTTCAAGGAGCTGCAGCTCGACCTTGGATACGACATCGAGTTCAGGCAGTCCGGGTCGCTTACTGCCATCCACACTCCCGAGCAGTATGACTACATGCGGGGGCGAGTGGACGCGCAGAGGAGCCACGGTCACCAGGTCGAGCTGATCACACCCCGCGAGGCCCGCTCGCTAGATCCCGAGATCAACCCAGAGATGCTTGGATACATGCACACGCCGCTCCGGGCCCAGGCCGACCCTGTAAAGGCCACCCGCGCCTTTGCCCGTGCGGCATCGTCAGCCGGAGCGCGCATCCTGACGAATCACGCCGTCACTGGCATAGAGCCAACGTCTGATGGCGGATACGAAGTTGCCACCAGTAATGGTAGGGGCCGGTTTGAAACCGGCCCTTACAGGTGTCAGTCTCTCGTGATCGCCGCTGGCGCATGGTGCGGACCGCTGGGCGAGATGCTGGGGCTGCGCATCCCAATCGTCCCCGTGCGAGGGCAGATGTGGGCCACCGAGAGCCTTCCGCCCAGCGTATTCCAGACGATGTCCTCAGCCGAGTCGGCATATGCCTACAGCATGGACGACAGATCTGACGCTAACACGCCGCCTGAGCTCACACACCGGGGCAACACCCGCGTAACGCGTCACCTGTACGGTCGTCAGCGGCGCAACGGCGAGATAATCTTCGGAGGGGACCGTCAGCTAGTCGGTTACGACAAGACCGTTGAACCCACCGGTATCGAGGTCAACAAGGGCCACGCGTCCGAGGTGATCCCGATGCTGTCCTCACTGCCTATCTCTCGGACATGGGCTGGGCTGATGCCATTCTCTCTCGACGGTGAACCGCTGATCGGCAGCATCCCCCGGCGCGACAACCTGTACATCGCAAGCGGCCTGGCGAGCTCAGGCTTCGGCAGAGGCCCGATGACAGGCAAGCTTCTCGCTGAGTTCATCCACACCGGTCACAGACACCCGGTACTGGCCGAGTCCGACCCCGCACGGTGCGTCACAGAGATTGATACAATTTAA
- a CDS encoding AAA family ATPase → MKVGQVSVEHLKVPVERLAPFCDPSTLGFKTTAEVEPLDGTIGQERAISALEMGLEIDAPGFNVFVSGPLGTGRSSALRSYLDRIAPGRPNPPDWGYVHNFQEPTQPVPISLPCGMMRELRDDMDQLIETCRARLPNAFESDDYTRRVEEVMVEIQQRRQAVNEDLEFQARARGFTVSTTQVGITPVPLHPDGRPLTQDEFGQLSDSERDRLRASADEIQRFISQTTSEFRRIDKEANERRLAVDADLVRFTLTPIVDDLQDKYADHPHIVGYLDDVEDDMVHNTQAFKPEANGRPGTDDGSAQARDNFFARYRVNDLIDNALCNGAPVEFEPNPSYYNLFGRIDYRAVAGMMTTDHTMIRPGAIHRANGGYLVIQARDLLKSGLVWDTLKRVLWSEKIRVENIGEQDTPLPTTSMRPQPIPVSAKVVLVGTPGILNVLRSSDEDFRRYFKVTAEFDRTMERTPENLSRYASFVASEVAQNDLRPFDNSAVAAVLDHSSRLVGNQTKLTTRFMSVSDVLTESDYWASKSGCDTVELGHVQEALQQREYRASLADERIRESIENDTIRIDTQGEVVGQINGLAVYHLGEHNFGKPSRVSARVSVGNGRVINIDREVRMSGRIHNKGFLILNGYLQGKYGRSRRLSMSASITFEQSYSQIEGDSASSTELYALLSALSGLPIRQGIAVTGSVDRRRNSEDRGLLQGLPVERAHRQSGRDDPEGQRPQPGAQRRRGQSGQGRRVPYLRRLDH, encoded by the coding sequence ATGAAAGTCGGCCAAGTGTCTGTTGAGCATCTGAAAGTACCGGTTGAGCGCCTCGCGCCGTTCTGCGACCCGAGCACCCTCGGCTTCAAGACGACGGCCGAAGTCGAGCCCCTGGATGGGACGATAGGGCAGGAGCGCGCAATCAGCGCGCTCGAGATGGGGCTGGAGATAGACGCGCCCGGATTCAACGTGTTCGTATCCGGGCCCCTGGGTACGGGACGTAGCTCCGCGCTCAGATCGTACCTGGACAGAATTGCCCCCGGCAGGCCGAACCCGCCGGACTGGGGCTATGTTCACAACTTCCAGGAGCCGACCCAGCCGGTCCCGATAAGCCTTCCGTGCGGCATGATGCGAGAGCTGCGCGACGACATGGACCAGCTCATCGAGACGTGCCGTGCCCGGCTGCCAAACGCCTTCGAGAGCGACGACTACACACGTCGCGTCGAGGAGGTGATGGTCGAAATCCAGCAGAGGCGCCAGGCTGTCAACGAAGACCTCGAGTTCCAGGCGCGAGCTCGGGGCTTCACCGTCTCGACGACGCAGGTTGGCATAACCCCCGTGCCGCTGCACCCCGATGGTCGTCCTCTGACGCAGGACGAGTTCGGACAACTCTCGGACTCCGAGCGCGACCGCCTGCGCGCGTCGGCAGACGAGATCCAGCGTTTCATCTCGCAGACGACATCCGAGTTCCGGCGAATCGACAAGGAGGCCAACGAGCGCAGGCTCGCGGTGGATGCCGATCTGGTCCGATTCACGCTCACTCCCATCGTCGACGATCTGCAGGATAAGTACGCGGACCATCCCCACATTGTCGGATACCTCGACGACGTTGAGGACGACATGGTCCACAACACACAGGCGTTCAAGCCGGAGGCAAATGGCCGACCTGGAACGGACGACGGTAGCGCTCAGGCAAGAGACAACTTCTTCGCACGATACAGGGTGAACGATCTCATCGACAACGCGCTCTGCAACGGGGCGCCGGTGGAGTTCGAACCGAATCCCAGCTACTACAACCTGTTCGGTCGCATCGACTATCGCGCAGTTGCCGGAATGATGACCACAGATCACACGATGATCAGGCCCGGCGCGATACATCGCGCCAACGGGGGATACCTGGTCATCCAGGCCAGGGACCTGCTCAAGAGCGGACTCGTGTGGGACACGCTCAAGCGCGTGCTGTGGAGCGAAAAGATCAGGGTCGAGAACATCGGAGAGCAGGACACGCCTCTTCCAACCACCTCGATGCGTCCCCAGCCCATTCCCGTCAGCGCCAAGGTGGTGCTGGTGGGCACGCCCGGCATCCTGAACGTGCTTCGCAGTTCGGACGAGGATTTCAGACGCTACTTCAAGGTGACCGCTGAGTTCGACAGGACGATGGAGAGGACGCCGGAGAACCTGTCACGCTATGCGTCCTTCGTCGCCTCGGAGGTCGCGCAGAACGACCTGCGTCCGTTCGACAACTCGGCAGTCGCGGCGGTGCTCGACCACTCCAGCCGTCTCGTCGGCAACCAGACCAAGCTGACGACGCGGTTCATGAGCGTATCGGACGTCCTGACCGAGTCCGACTACTGGGCGAGCAAGTCAGGCTGCGACACCGTGGAGTTGGGACACGTGCAGGAGGCACTGCAGCAGCGCGAGTACCGCGCAAGCCTTGCCGACGAGAGAATCCGCGAGTCGATCGAGAACGACACGATTCGCATAGATACCCAGGGAGAGGTCGTGGGCCAGATCAACGGCCTCGCCGTGTACCACCTGGGCGAGCACAACTTCGGCAAGCCGAGCCGGGTTTCGGCGCGGGTCTCAGTGGGCAATGGTAGGGTCATCAACATTGACCGCGAGGTTCGAATGAGCGGTCGCATCCACAACAAGGGCTTCCTGATCCTCAACGGCTACCTCCAGGGCAAGTACGGCAGGAGCAGACGGCTGTCGATGTCGGCCTCAATCACCTTCGAGCAGTCATACTCGCAGATCGAAGGCGACAGCGCGTCGTCGACGGAGCTGTACGCGCTGCTCTCCGCCCTCTCAGGACTGCCCATCAGGCAGGGGATAGCCGTCACAGGCTCGGTCGACCGGAGGCGCAACTCCGAAGATCGAGGGCTTCTTCAAGGTCTGCCAGTCGAGAGGGCTCACCGGCAGTCAGGGCGTGATGATCCCGAAGGACAACGTCCGCAACCTGGTGCTCAACGCAGACGTGGTCAAAGCGGTCAGGGACGGAGAGTTCCATATCTACGCCGTCTCGACCATTGA
- the ruvX gene encoding Holliday junction resolvase RuvX: MRVLALDVGDSRVGLAISDPTGLLASPLGHVDRSPTDVQDIIQTAKENKAATIVVGLPLTLSGESRTQAGKVRQFIRELRSSTDIPVQTMDERLSTVQAQRLLTDSDRGQGRRSSRDRGRIDSSAAAVILQGYLDSRR; encoded by the coding sequence GTGAGAGTCCTCGCGCTGGACGTCGGCGATAGCAGAGTCGGCCTCGCCATCTCCGATCCCACCGGTCTGCTCGCATCGCCGCTCGGCCACGTCGACCGCAGCCCGACCGACGTCCAGGACATCATCCAGACCGCGAAGGAAAACAAGGCTGCCACAATCGTCGTGGGCTTGCCCCTGACGCTCTCCGGCGAGAGCCGCACACAGGCGGGCAAGGTACGCCAGTTCATCAGGGAGCTGAGATCGTCCACCGACATTCCCGTACAGACGATGGACGAACGGCTGTCGACGGTACAGGCGCAACGGCTGCTGACGGACTCTGACCGTGGTCAGGGTCGACGCTCCAGCCGAGACAGGGGCCGCATCGACTCCTCAGCCGCCGCGGTCATCCTGCAGGGGTACCTGGACTCTCGACGGTAG
- the alaS gene encoding alanine--tRNA ligase, whose translation MDNGDVCDRYVELWNLVFMQFYHHLDGSRTDLPAPSVDTGMGFERLIRILQSVDTCYETDLFTPIVAEVERISGKTYGEDHASTYGIRVVAEHGRSVTFLIADGVVPANEGRGYVLRRVIRRAIRYARRIGIEGNFLGEIADVTIEKMGDIYPELVNNRDFIKTVLRLEEDRFQQAFDNGYSILSETLETSPDVLAGDVVFRLWDTHGFPVEMTQEIAAENDVEIDMEGFEREMAAQREQSRAGAQFGEDRAKIRVYESLGVGGTAFLGYESLRTSTVVVGLIADDEVANEVSEGQDVEIVLLQTPFYAEGGGQIGDAGDISGDNGRMAVTDTQEVMPGLIVQFGKVTAGSVSLGETVDANVDPIRREDTARNHTATHLLHAALRQVLGLHVRQAGSLVAPDRLRFDFTHVQAVTDDEMWQVQLLVNEKIRQNARILRDEDTYQEAIRRGALAFFGDRYDERVRLVEIANGDTFSFEVCGGTHVDRTGEVGAVYVLGESSIGAGMRRIEATSGRAAERMVWDRFKREERVAQTLQASPAEVEERIQSLMAELDNLQREQEAMERRLSLQAAEGLLTQAQDVDGVTVLSAHAAAASADSLREVGDYLRDKLGSGVVVLGAVVNDRPMLVAMVTRDLIDSRGLNASDIARGAAKVVGGGGGGRPDVAQAGGRDASKLDEALAQVPGLVREAAAS comes from the coding sequence ATGGACAACGGCGACGTCTGCGACCGCTACGTCGAGCTGTGGAACCTGGTGTTCATGCAGTTCTACCACCACCTCGACGGTTCCAGGACCGACCTGCCCGCGCCGAGCGTGGACACCGGCATGGGCTTCGAGCGCCTGATCAGGATCCTGCAGAGCGTCGATACCTGCTACGAGACCGACCTGTTCACGCCCATCGTCGCCGAGGTCGAGCGCATCAGCGGCAAGACCTACGGCGAGGACCACGCGTCGACGTACGGCATAAGGGTCGTGGCGGAGCATGGCCGAAGCGTGACATTCCTGATCGCAGATGGCGTGGTGCCTGCCAACGAGGGCCGGGGCTACGTGCTGCGCCGCGTCATCCGGCGAGCCATCAGGTATGCTCGACGCATCGGTATCGAGGGCAACTTCCTCGGCGAGATCGCCGACGTCACCATAGAGAAGATGGGCGATATCTATCCTGAGCTCGTCAACAACCGCGACTTCATCAAGACCGTGCTCAGACTCGAAGAAGACCGCTTCCAGCAGGCATTCGACAACGGCTACTCGATCCTCTCGGAGACTCTGGAAACCAGCCCTGACGTATTAGCAGGCGACGTGGTCTTCAGACTGTGGGACACTCACGGATTCCCCGTTGAAATGACCCAGGAGATCGCTGCCGAGAACGATGTCGAGATCGACATGGAGGGCTTCGAGCGCGAGATGGCCGCACAGCGCGAGCAGTCGCGTGCCGGAGCGCAGTTCGGCGAGGACAGGGCCAAGATCCGCGTCTACGAGAGCCTCGGAGTCGGCGGCACCGCCTTCCTGGGCTACGAGTCGCTGAGGACGTCCACGGTCGTCGTCGGACTCATAGCCGACGATGAGGTCGCTAACGAGGTCTCAGAGGGACAAGACGTCGAGATCGTCCTGCTCCAGACCCCATTCTACGCAGAGGGCGGAGGTCAGATCGGCGACGCTGGTGACATATCAGGCGACAACGGCCGAATGGCCGTAACCGACACCCAGGAGGTGATGCCCGGCCTGATCGTCCAATTCGGCAAGGTCACTGCCGGCTCGGTGAGCCTCGGCGAGACCGTCGACGCCAACGTCGACCCGATCCGACGCGAGGACACAGCCCGCAACCACACCGCGACACACCTGCTGCACGCCGCTCTCAGGCAGGTGCTCGGGCTGCACGTGAGGCAGGCCGGATCGCTGGTCGCACCTGACCGGCTACGCTTCGACTTCACTCACGTCCAGGCAGTCACCGACGATGAAATGTGGCAGGTTCAGCTCCTGGTCAACGAGAAGATCAGGCAGAACGCCCGCATCCTCAGGGACGAAGACACATACCAGGAGGCGATCAGACGCGGCGCGCTCGCATTCTTCGGCGACCGCTACGACGAGCGTGTGCGACTCGTAGAGATCGCCAACGGCGATACCTTCAGCTTTGAGGTCTGCGGTGGCACTCACGTCGACCGCACCGGCGAGGTCGGTGCCGTATACGTGCTCGGCGAATCGAGCATCGGCGCAGGCATGAGGCGCATCGAGGCCACCAGCGGCCGCGCCGCCGAGCGCATGGTCTGGGACCGGTTCAAGCGCGAGGAACGCGTCGCGCAGACTCTCCAGGCTTCGCCCGCCGAGGTCGAGGAGCGCATACAGTCGCTCATGGCCGAGCTCGACAACCTCCAGCGGGAGCAGGAGGCGATGGAGCGGCGCCTGTCCCTACAGGCAGCCGAAGGGCTGCTCACCCAGGCTCAAGACGTCGACGGAGTCACTGTGCTGTCGGCCCACGCAGCAGCGGCCAGCGCTGATTCGCTGCGCGAGGTCGGCGACTACCTGCGCGACAAGCTCGGCAGCGGAGTCGTGGTGCTCGGCGCAGTCGTCAACGACAGGCCGATGCTGGTGGCCATGGTCACCAGAGACCTCATAGATAGTCGAGGCCTGAACGCATCCGATATCGCACGCGGCGCAGCCAAGGTCGTCGGTGGTGGCGGTGGCGGCAGACCCGACGTCGCCCAGGCCGGAGGCCGAGACGCCTCCAAGCTCGACGAAGCGCTCGCCCAAGTCCCAGGCCTCGTCCGCGAGGCCGCCGCGTCTTGA
- a CDS encoding type II toxin-antitoxin system HicB family antitoxin has translation MKNYRFVCKILGPSEETEDKYLAEIPAMPGCRAWGDTKAEALDYVRSVAIAFLESYEENGDELPPGVLAAEVVQTEPSQDTADELLVSVRRIGNSQGDSGSLDVVSKGKHAALTKYG, from the coding sequence ATGAAAAACTACAGGTTTGTGTGTAAGATCCTAGGCCCTTCGGAAGAGACTGAAGACAAGTATCTTGCCGAGATCCCCGCGATGCCTGGTTGTCGAGCATGGGGCGACACTAAGGCAGAGGCGCTGGACTATGTCCGAAGCGTGGCGATCGCATTCCTCGAATCGTATGAGGAAAACGGTGACGAACTTCCTCCCGGCGTGCTGGCTGCGGAAGTAGTCCAGACGGAGCCATCTCAGGATACAGCCGATGAACTCCTGGTTTCTGTGCGACGTATAGGGAACTCACAAGGAGACTCGGGGAGTTTGGATGTAGTTTCGAAAGGCAAGCACGCGGCTCTCACGAAATATGGGTAA